The following coding sequences lie in one Pseudomonas sp. B33.4 genomic window:
- a CDS encoding flagellar basal body-associated protein FliL: protein MKAWIMLLLALSLPVAALAEEAKEGEAPKVSYITLSPPFVGNYGLDGTPKLKVYKADVALRVTGEESAKLVKANEPLIRNQLVALFTQQTTEAMGSIEGKEKLRQEALKQTQQVMNDETGKPVVEDLLFNNLIIQ, encoded by the coding sequence GTGAAAGCGTGGATCATGTTGTTGCTGGCCCTGTCTCTGCCTGTGGCAGCGCTGGCCGAAGAAGCCAAAGAAGGCGAGGCGCCGAAGGTTAGCTACATCACCCTGAGTCCGCCGTTCGTGGGTAACTATGGCCTGGATGGCACGCCGAAGCTCAAAGTCTACAAGGCCGACGTGGCGCTGCGTGTGACCGGCGAGGAGTCGGCCAAACTGGTCAAGGCCAACGAACCATTGATCCGCAATCAACTGGTGGCGCTGTTCACGCAGCAGACCACCGAGGCGATGGGCAGCATCGAAGGTAAAGAGAAGCTGCGTCAGGAAGCATTGAAGCAGACTCAGCAAGTGATGAATGACGAGACCGGCAAGCCGGTGGTTGAAGATCTGTTGTTCAACAACCTGATCATTCAGTAA
- a CDS encoding NADPH:quinone oxidoreductase family protein, which yields MKAVLCKAFGPAESLVLEDVASPVAKKNEILLDVHAAGVNFPDTLIIEGKYQFKPPFPFSPGGEAAGVVREVGEKVSHLKVGDRVMALTGWGSFAEQVAVPGYNVLPIPPSMDFNTAAAFSMTYGTSMHALKQRANLQPGETLLVLGASGGVGLAAVEIGKAMGARVIAAASSAEKLAVAKAAGADELINYSETSLKDEIKRLTDGQGADVIYDPVGGDLFDQAIRAIAWNGRLLVVGFASGRIPELPVNLALLKGAAVLGVFWGSFAQRQPQDNAANFQQLFGWFAEGKLKPLVSQVYPLSNAAQAINDLGQRKAVGKVVVQVR from the coding sequence ATGAAAGCCGTGCTGTGCAAAGCCTTCGGCCCTGCCGAATCGCTGGTGCTGGAAGACGTCGCCAGTCCTGTCGCGAAGAAGAACGAAATCCTCCTGGACGTGCACGCCGCCGGGGTCAATTTTCCGGACACGCTGATCATCGAGGGCAAGTATCAATTCAAACCGCCCTTCCCGTTTTCGCCAGGCGGCGAAGCGGCCGGAGTGGTTCGCGAAGTCGGGGAAAAGGTCAGCCATCTCAAGGTCGGTGACCGGGTCATGGCCCTGACCGGCTGGGGCAGCTTCGCCGAACAAGTCGCGGTGCCGGGCTACAACGTGCTGCCGATCCCGCCGTCGATGGATTTCAACACCGCCGCCGCCTTCAGCATGACCTACGGCACCTCAATGCACGCCCTCAAGCAACGCGCCAACCTGCAACCGGGCGAAACCCTGTTGGTGCTTGGCGCATCCGGTGGTGTCGGCCTGGCCGCCGTGGAGATCGGCAAAGCCATGGGCGCCCGGGTGATTGCTGCCGCCAGCAGTGCCGAGAAACTCGCGGTGGCCAAAGCTGCCGGCGCCGATGAGCTGATCAACTACAGCGAAACCAGCCTCAAGGACGAAATCAAACGCCTCACCGATGGCCAGGGCGCCGACGTAATTTACGATCCGGTCGGCGGCGATCTGTTCGATCAAGCCATCCGCGCCATCGCGTGGAACGGCCGCCTGCTGGTGGTCGGCTTCGCCAGCGGGCGCATTCCGGAGTTGCCAGTCAATCTCGCCCTGCTCAAAGGCGCGGCGGTACTCGGCGTGTTCTGGGGCTCCTTCGCCCAGCGGCAACCGCAGGACAACGCAGCGAACTTCCAGCAGTTGTTTGGCTGGTTTGCCGAGGGCAAGTTGAAACCGCTGGTATCGCAGGTGTATCCGCTGAGCAATGCGGCGCAGGCGATCAATGATCTTGGCCAGCGCAAGGCTGTCGGCAAGGTTGTGGTGCAGGTTCGCTGA
- a CDS encoding flagellar basal body-associated protein FliL produces the protein MTHKVRRLLPRLLMVAVVTVSVLALSFAQGSAAPGLRNVTVLIVRHAEKPDVGRELNARGEQRAAAYANYFTSLQLDDQTLTPQRLIATADSPESIRPRQTLIPLSQRLQLPIEQPYANNDVDKLVSLLRKNNQAKTVLIAWHHGHINKLIAAFGGDGPALIGQPKWPVDVYDWLIVLRFDVKGKLVGSQSEKVQEHLMPGDIAASPGR, from the coding sequence ATGACCCACAAAGTTCGCAGGTTATTGCCCAGACTGTTGATGGTCGCAGTGGTGACTGTTTCAGTGTTGGCACTGAGCTTCGCCCAAGGTTCTGCGGCGCCAGGCCTGCGCAATGTCACCGTGTTGATCGTTCGTCATGCGGAAAAGCCCGATGTAGGCCGTGAACTCAATGCCCGGGGCGAACAACGCGCCGCAGCCTACGCGAACTATTTCACCTCGTTGCAGCTGGACGACCAGACACTCACACCCCAACGTCTGATCGCTACCGCCGACAGCCCGGAAAGCATCCGACCGCGTCAGACGCTGATCCCACTGTCCCAACGCCTGCAACTGCCCATCGAACAGCCATACGCCAATAACGACGTCGACAAACTGGTCAGCCTGCTGCGCAAGAACAATCAGGCGAAAACCGTGCTGATCGCTTGGCATCACGGCCACATCAATAAACTGATTGCCGCTTTCGGCGGCGATGGACCGGCACTGATCGGTCAGCCGAAATGGCCGGTGGATGTCTACGACTGGCTGATCGTTCTGCGCTTCGATGTCAAGGGAAAGCTTGTTGGGTCACAGAGCGAAAAGGTTCAGGAACATCTGATGCCGGGCGACATTGCGGCGTCGCCCGGTCGTTGA
- the glpT gene encoding glycerol-3-phosphate transporter — protein MFAFFRPAAHQAPLPEEKIDSTYRRLRWQIFAGIFFGYAGYYLLRKNFSLAMPYLIDEGYSRGDLGLAMSAIAIAYGLSKFLMGLVSDRSNPRYFLPFGLLVSAGVMFIFGFAPWATSSVTMMFILLFINGWAQGMGWPPSGRTMVHWWSQKERGGVVSVWNVAHNVGGGLIGPLFLLGMGLFNDWHAAFYVPAAVALGVAVFAFITMRDTPQSVGLPPIEKYKNDYPEGYDASHEDEFSAKEIFVKYVLRNKMLWYIAMANVFVYLLRYGVLDWAPTYLKEAKGFTVDKTSWAYFFYEWAGIPGTLLCGWMSDKIFRGNRGLTGMVFMALVTVATLVYWLNPAGNPTVDMIALFSIGFLIYGPVMLIGLQALELAPKKAAGTAAGFTGLFGYLGGSVAASAAMGYTVDHFGWDGGFVLLVGACLLAMAFLAPTLWHKQVASQSREAVA, from the coding sequence ATGTTTGCTTTCTTTCGTCCTGCCGCACATCAGGCTCCATTGCCTGAAGAAAAAATAGACAGCACGTACCGACGTCTGCGCTGGCAGATCTTCGCCGGTATTTTCTTTGGCTATGCGGGTTACTACCTGCTGCGCAAAAATTTCTCCCTGGCCATGCCGTACCTGATCGACGAAGGCTATAGCCGCGGCGATCTGGGCCTGGCGATGTCAGCGATCGCCATTGCCTACGGCTTGTCGAAATTCCTCATGGGCCTGGTGTCGGACCGTTCCAACCCGCGCTACTTCCTGCCGTTCGGCCTGCTGGTCTCGGCCGGGGTGATGTTCATTTTCGGTTTCGCACCTTGGGCAACGTCCAGCGTGACCATGATGTTCATTCTGCTGTTCATCAATGGCTGGGCCCAGGGCATGGGTTGGCCGCCAAGTGGCCGGACCATGGTGCACTGGTGGTCGCAGAAGGAACGCGGCGGCGTGGTGTCCGTGTGGAACGTGGCGCATAACGTCGGCGGTGGTCTGATCGGCCCGCTGTTCCTGCTCGGCATGGGCCTGTTCAACGACTGGCACGCAGCCTTCTATGTACCGGCAGCCGTGGCGCTGGGCGTGGCGGTGTTCGCGTTCATCACCATGCGCGACACCCCACAATCGGTTGGCCTGCCGCCGATCGAGAAGTACAAGAACGATTACCCGGAAGGCTACGACGCCAGCCACGAAGACGAATTCAGCGCGAAAGAGATTTTCGTCAAATACGTGCTGCGCAACAAAATGCTCTGGTACATCGCCATGGCCAACGTCTTCGTCTACCTGCTGCGCTACGGCGTGCTGGACTGGGCACCGACCTACCTGAAAGAAGCCAAGGGTTTCACTGTGGATAAAACCTCGTGGGCCTATTTCTTCTACGAATGGGCGGGTATCCCGGGCACGCTGCTGTGCGGCTGGATGTCGGACAAGATCTTCCGAGGCAACCGTGGCCTGACCGGCATGGTGTTCATGGCCTTGGTGACCGTCGCGACCCTGGTTTACTGGCTGAACCCGGCCGGCAACCCGACCGTCGACATGATCGCGCTGTTCTCGATCGGCTTCCTGATCTACGGCCCGGTAATGCTGATCGGCTTGCAGGCGCTGGAACTGGCTCCCAAGAAAGCCGCTGGCACTGCCGCAGGTTTCACTGGCCTGTTCGGTTATCTCGGTGGTTCGGTCGCGGCCAGTGCGGCGATGGGCTACACCGTTGACCATTTCGGCTGGGACGGTGGTTTTGTCCTGCTGGTGGGCGCTTGCCTGCTGGCGATGGCCTTCCTGGCCCCAACGCTGTGGCACAAGCAAGTCGCCAGTCAGAGCCGTGAAGCGGTCGCTTGA
- a CDS encoding gamma-glutamylcyclotransferase, translating into MSAIENAFLNLNYPPRLDLGPQLTHEQLLASMQSTMARHKGGPVWLFAYGSLIWRPECSAVERVRGRVHGYHRGLYLWSHEHRGTPEMPGLVFGLDRGGSCSGFAYRLPEDNLDAALYALWKREMPVPSYRPHWLNCRLADGSQVQALGFVLERHLPSYAGNLPDHVLSQVFESASGRYGTTRDYVEQTAHALRSHAMPDRNLEARLKRCQSQADQATASRL; encoded by the coding sequence ATGAGCGCCATTGAAAACGCTTTTCTGAATTTGAATTACCCTCCGCGGCTCGATCTTGGGCCGCAGCTGACGCACGAACAACTTCTCGCTTCCATGCAATCGACCATGGCGCGCCACAAGGGCGGGCCGGTGTGGCTGTTCGCCTACGGTTCGCTGATCTGGCGGCCGGAGTGTTCAGCGGTGGAACGAGTACGCGGACGCGTGCATGGCTACCATCGCGGTTTGTACCTGTGGTCGCACGAGCACCGTGGTACGCCGGAAATGCCGGGGCTGGTGTTTGGTCTGGATCGTGGCGGTTCTTGCAGCGGCTTTGCTTATCGCTTGCCGGAGGACAATCTTGACGCAGCGCTCTATGCGCTGTGGAAACGCGAGATGCCGGTGCCGTCTTATCGGCCACACTGGCTCAATTGCCGTCTCGCCGACGGTAGCCAGGTGCAGGCCTTGGGATTCGTGTTGGAGCGACACCTGCCCAGCTACGCCGGCAACTTGCCGGATCATGTGCTGAGCCAGGTGTTCGAGAGCGCCAGCGGGCGTTACGGCACCACTCGCGATTATGTCGAGCAGACCGCACACGCCCTGCGCAGCCACGCCATGCCAGACCGAAATCTGGAGGCGCGGCTCAAGCGCTGTCAATCACAGGCCGATCAAGCGACCGCTTCACGGCTCTGA
- a CDS encoding CDP-6-deoxy-delta-3,4-glucoseen reductase produces MRVTLQPSGAVLEIQPGERILDGARRLGYECPQSCRNGNCHVCAALLVEGRVAQDGKVHDHGEFYTCIAEPLEDCILLWDGVLALGELPVRSLSCQVIECRDVGGDTWRVRLRAPAGKPPRYHAGQYLMIERENGEKSAFSMASAPHGGRDLEIHVLAREASALSLIEQLQRNAMVRVELPFGDTHLAELPDGPLVLVAAGTGMGQIHALIEHCRANGFKHPVHLYWGVRRPEDFYEIEHWDEWLKLPNLFLHKVVSDQCGWEGRCGMLHEAVCEDFPDLKPLHVYASGSPAMVYGTLDALVEAGMDAHQMRADVFAYAPRS; encoded by the coding sequence ATGCGTGTAACCCTGCAGCCCTCCGGAGCAGTGCTTGAGATACAGCCCGGTGAGCGGATTCTCGACGGCGCGCGGCGTCTGGGCTACGAATGCCCGCAAAGCTGCCGCAACGGTAATTGTCATGTGTGTGCGGCGTTGCTGGTTGAAGGCCGCGTCGCGCAGGATGGCAAAGTGCACGACCATGGCGAGTTCTACACTTGCATAGCCGAGCCGCTGGAAGACTGCATCCTGCTGTGGGATGGCGTGCTCGCGCTGGGAGAACTGCCGGTGCGCAGCCTGTCGTGTCAGGTCATCGAATGCCGCGACGTGGGTGGTGATACCTGGCGTGTGCGCCTGCGTGCGCCGGCCGGCAAGCCACCGCGCTATCACGCCGGGCAGTATTTGATGATCGAGCGCGAGAACGGTGAGAAATCAGCGTTCTCCATGGCCTCGGCGCCGCACGGCGGGCGCGATCTGGAAATCCATGTGCTGGCGCGCGAAGCCAGTGCACTGAGCCTGATCGAACAGCTGCAACGCAATGCGATGGTGCGGGTCGAGCTGCCATTCGGTGATACGCATCTGGCCGAGCTGCCGGATGGGCCGTTGGTATTGGTCGCTGCGGGTACTGGCATGGGCCAGATTCACGCCCTGATCGAGCATTGCCGTGCCAACGGCTTCAAACATCCCGTGCATCTGTACTGGGGCGTGCGCCGTCCGGAAGATTTCTATGAGATCGAGCACTGGGACGAATGGCTGAAATTGCCCAACCTGTTCCTGCACAAAGTCGTCAGCGATCAATGCGGTTGGGAAGGGCGCTGCGGCATGCTGCACGAAGCAGTCTGTGAGGACTTCCCTGACCTGAAACCGCTGCACGTTTACGCCAGCGGTTCGCCGGCCATGGTCTACGGCACGCTCGACGCATTGGTCGAAGCCGGGATGGACGCCCATCAAATGCGTGCGGACGTGTTCGCTTACGCTCCCCGCTCCTGA
- the ubiD gene encoding 4-hydroxy-3-polyprenylbenzoate decarboxylase — translation MKFKDLRDFVQQLEQRGELKRIQIPVSPVLEMTEVCDRTLRAKGPALLFEKPTGYDIPVLGNLFGTPERVAMGMGAESVSELREIGKLLAFLKEPEPPKGLKDAWSKLPIFRKIISMAPKVVKDAVCQEVVIEGDDVDLAMLPVQTCWPGDVGPLITWGLTVTKGPNKERQNLGIYRQQVIGRNKVIMRWLSHRGGALDYREWCEKHPGQPFPVSVALGADPATILGAVTPVPDSLSEYAFAGLLRGNRTELVKCRGNDLQVPATAEIILEGVIHPGEMADEGPYGDHTGYYNEVDSFPVFTVERITHRVKPIYHSTYTGRPPDEPAILGVALNEVFVPILQKQFPEITDFYLPPEGCSYRMAIVTMKKSYPGHAKRVMLGVWSFLRQFMYTKFVIVTDDDINARDWNDVIWAITTRMDPKRDTVMIDNTPIDYLDFASPISGLGSKMGLDATHKWPGETTREWGRVIVKDDAVTQRIDAIWNQLGID, via the coding sequence ATGAAATTCAAGGATCTTCGGGATTTCGTGCAGCAGCTTGAGCAGCGCGGAGAGTTGAAACGCATCCAGATTCCCGTCTCGCCGGTGCTGGAGATGACCGAGGTGTGCGACCGCACGCTGCGGGCCAAGGGCCCGGCGCTGCTGTTCGAGAAACCCACCGGCTACGACATCCCGGTGCTCGGCAACCTGTTCGGCACCCCTGAGCGGGTGGCGATGGGCATGGGCGCCGAGTCGGTCAGCGAGCTGCGCGAAATCGGTAAGCTGCTGGCGTTCCTCAAGGAACCCGAGCCGCCGAAGGGCTTGAAAGACGCGTGGTCGAAACTGCCGATCTTCCGCAAGATCATCTCGATGGCGCCGAAAGTCGTCAAAGACGCGGTGTGCCAGGAAGTGGTCATCGAAGGCGACGACGTCGACCTCGCGATGCTGCCGGTGCAGACCTGCTGGCCCGGCGACGTCGGCCCGCTGATCACCTGGGGCCTGACCGTCACCAAAGGCCCGAACAAGGAACGCCAGAACCTCGGCATCTACCGTCAGCAAGTGATCGGCCGCAACAAGGTGATCATGCGCTGGCTCAGCCACCGTGGTGGCGCCCTCGACTACCGCGAATGGTGCGAGAAGCATCCGGGGCAGCCGTTCCCGGTGTCAGTGGCCCTTGGCGCGGATCCGGCGACCATCCTTGGTGCGGTGACGCCGGTGCCGGACAGCCTCTCCGAATACGCCTTTGCCGGTCTGCTGCGCGGTAACCGCACCGAACTGGTCAAGTGCCGTGGCAACGACCTGCAAGTGCCGGCCACCGCCGAAATCATCCTCGAAGGCGTGATCCATCCCGGCGAAATGGCTGACGAAGGCCCGTACGGCGACCACACCGGTTATTACAACGAAGTCGACAGCTTCCCGGTGTTCACCGTCGAACGCATCACCCACCGCGTCAAACCGATCTATCACAGCACCTACACCGGCCGTCCGCCAGATGAACCGGCGATCCTCGGTGTGGCGCTGAACGAAGTGTTCGTGCCGATCCTGCAGAAGCAGTTCCCGGAAATCACCGATTTTTACCTGCCGCCGGAAGGCTGCTCGTATCGCATGGCCATCGTGACCATGAAGAAGTCGTATCCGGGGCATGCCAAGCGCGTGATGCTCGGTGTCTGGTCGTTTTTGCGACAGTTCATGTACACCAAGTTCGTTATCGTCACTGACGACGATATCAACGCCCGCGACTGGAACGACGTGATCTGGGCCATCACCACGCGCATGGACCCCAAGCGCGACACGGTGATGATCGATAACACGCCGATCGACTACCTCGACTTCGCCTCGCCGATCTCAGGGTTAGGTTCGAAAATGGGCCTCGATGCCACCCACAAGTGGCCAGGCGAAACCACTCGCGAGTGGGGCCGCGTGATCGTCAAGGACGACGCCGTCACCCAACGGATCGATGCCATCTGGAATCAGTTAGGAATAGATTGA
- a CDS encoding acyltransferase family protein has product MHTFGNRRDIDGLRALAVIPVVLFHFGFNTFSGGFVGVDVFFVISGFLITSILFREISAQRFSFLDFWGRRARRILPALTVVVVVTLALGWLLLTAKDLAELGRTIRYQSLFISNILFMREDGYFEPASELKPLLHTWSLAVEEQYYIFFPLMMVLMMRYVRHWRWMLFAVLLVSFGLNIIYIERRPEFAFFALPTRAWELLCGAMLAVIPVPKHVARPWLRQSVGLAGLAAVLVAVFTFDRTTVFPGWAALLPVLGTTALVWSGAQGPTWAGRLLSVRVLVWVGLLSYSLYLWHWPVYVYANAISIDGIQPLEAVAWMALALALAWLSLRYIELPFREKRVFASRNSVLVGGLVSITVLAITGSVIRSADGVPQRLTGKALEYAQSREWNAGQSKCMHLSTDKALTKSCLVGGDQNIAATKMFWGDSHAAALLPAIEGNAGRNVQPVWLYSLTGCPPIIDDHLRPQCKDFNQRNMDRVTSLGIKDVVLAANWSLYVYGREDGDGDLQFLLDRKDNPRQAEQRMAAALKAQVAELREAGVQVWLFKEVPLQHKSFIDRLTSLARIGRSAEGLGRPLNEHLARQQFFTSLFGSMSAADSGIHVIDPTPLMCKDGLCAIDVDGHSQYKDADHLSDVGSARLSPLFAPLMLGTSDN; this is encoded by the coding sequence ATGCACACGTTTGGCAATCGCCGTGATATCGACGGATTAAGGGCGCTGGCGGTCATTCCCGTCGTGCTGTTTCATTTCGGCTTCAATACATTCAGCGGCGGCTTTGTCGGCGTCGATGTTTTTTTTGTCATTTCCGGCTTCCTGATCACTTCGATCTTGTTTCGCGAAATCAGCGCACAGCGCTTCAGTTTCCTCGACTTCTGGGGGCGTCGCGCCCGGCGCATCCTGCCGGCGTTGACCGTGGTTGTGGTAGTGACGCTGGCATTGGGCTGGCTGTTGCTGACCGCCAAAGATCTGGCTGAGCTGGGACGGACGATTCGTTACCAGTCGCTGTTCATTTCCAACATCCTGTTCATGCGCGAAGACGGTTACTTCGAGCCCGCCTCGGAGCTCAAGCCGTTGCTGCATACCTGGTCGCTGGCGGTGGAGGAGCAGTACTACATCTTCTTCCCGCTGATGATGGTGCTGATGATGCGCTACGTCCGTCATTGGCGCTGGATGTTGTTTGCCGTGCTGCTGGTGTCGTTCGGCTTGAACATCATCTACATCGAGCGCAGACCTGAATTTGCCTTTTTCGCGCTACCGACCCGTGCCTGGGAGTTGCTCTGCGGGGCGATGCTGGCGGTAATCCCTGTACCCAAGCATGTCGCGCGGCCATGGCTGCGTCAGTCCGTTGGCCTGGCCGGGCTGGCGGCAGTGCTGGTGGCGGTGTTCACTTTCGACAGGACCACGGTGTTCCCGGGCTGGGCGGCGCTGTTGCCGGTATTGGGCACGACGGCGCTGGTCTGGTCGGGCGCACAGGGCCCAACGTGGGCGGGCCGGCTGTTGAGTGTCCGCGTTCTGGTGTGGGTCGGCTTGCTCTCCTATTCGCTGTACCTGTGGCATTGGCCGGTTTACGTGTATGCCAACGCTATCTCCATCGACGGCATCCAGCCGCTGGAGGCGGTCGCGTGGATGGCTCTGGCATTGGCGCTGGCCTGGCTGAGCCTTCGATACATCGAACTGCCGTTTCGTGAGAAGCGTGTGTTTGCCAGCCGTAATTCGGTATTGGTCGGCGGTCTGGTGTCGATCACGGTTCTGGCGATCACCGGCTCGGTGATTCGCTCGGCAGACGGCGTTCCACAGCGTCTGACCGGCAAAGCGCTGGAATATGCGCAATCGCGCGAGTGGAACGCCGGGCAGTCGAAGTGCATGCATTTGAGCACGGACAAGGCGCTGACCAAATCCTGCCTTGTGGGTGGCGATCAGAATATTGCGGCGACAAAAATGTTCTGGGGCGACAGTCACGCCGCTGCATTGTTGCCTGCCATCGAAGGCAATGCCGGGCGCAACGTGCAGCCGGTGTGGTTGTACAGCTTGACCGGGTGCCCGCCGATCATCGATGACCACTTGCGCCCTCAGTGCAAAGACTTCAACCAGCGCAACATGGACCGCGTCACGAGTCTGGGGATCAAGGACGTGGTGTTGGCGGCGAACTGGAGCCTTTACGTTTATGGTCGTGAAGACGGCGATGGCGATCTACAGTTCCTGCTTGATCGCAAGGACAACCCACGCCAGGCAGAGCAGCGCATGGCTGCCGCCCTCAAGGCGCAAGTGGCCGAACTGCGTGAAGCGGGTGTGCAAGTCTGGCTGTTCAAGGAAGTGCCGCTGCAACACAAGAGCTTCATCGACCGTCTGACCAGTCTGGCACGCATCGGTCGTTCGGCAGAAGGTCTCGGTCGCCCGCTCAACGAACACTTGGCTCGCCAGCAGTTTTTCACTTCGTTGTTTGGCTCGATGAGCGCCGCTGATTCCGGCATTCATGTCATCGATCCGACGCCGCTGATGTGCAAGGACGGCTTGTGCGCCATCGATGTCGACGGCCATTCGCAGTACAAGGATGCCGATCATCTTTCGGACGTTGGCAGCGCCAGACTGAGCCCGTTGTTTGCGCCATTGATGCTGGGCACCAGCGACAATTGA
- the rho gene encoding transcription termination factor Rho: protein MNLTELKQKPITELLELAEQMGIENMARSRKQDVIFSLLKKHAKSGEEISGDGVLEILQDGFGFLRSADASYLAGPDDIYVSPSQIRRFNLRTGDTIVGKIRPPKEGERYFALLKVDTINFDRPENAKNKILFENLTPLFPTVRMKMEAGNGSTEDLTGRVIDLCAPIGKGQRGLIVAPPKAGKTIMLQNIAANIARNNPEVHLIVLLIDERPEEVTEMQRTVRGEVVASTFDEPPTRHVQVAEMVIEKAKRLVEHKKDVVILLDSITRLARAYNTVIPSSGKVLTGGVDAHALEKPKRFFGAARNIEEGGSLTIIATALVETGSKMDEVIYEEFKGTGNMELPLDRKIAEKRVFPAININRSGTRREELLTADDELQRMWILRKLLHPMDEVAAIEFLVDKLKTTKTNDEFFLSMKRK from the coding sequence ATGAATCTGACTGAACTCAAGCAAAAGCCGATTACCGAACTGCTCGAATTGGCCGAACAGATGGGCATAGAAAATATGGCCCGTTCGCGCAAGCAGGACGTGATTTTCTCCCTGCTGAAAAAGCACGCGAAAAGCGGCGAGGAAATCTCCGGTGATGGCGTGCTGGAGATTCTCCAGGACGGCTTCGGCTTCCTGCGCTCCGCTGACGCTTCCTACCTGGCCGGCCCGGACGATATCTACGTCTCGCCAAGCCAGATCCGCCGCTTCAACTTGCGCACCGGTGACACCATCGTTGGCAAGATCCGCCCTCCGAAGGAAGGCGAGCGGTATTTCGCTCTGCTCAAGGTCGACACGATCAACTTCGATCGTCCCGAGAACGCGAAAAACAAGATTCTCTTCGAGAACCTGACCCCGCTGTTCCCGACCGTGCGCATGAAGATGGAAGCCGGTAATGGTTCCACCGAAGACTTGACCGGTCGTGTGATCGACCTGTGCGCTCCGATCGGCAAAGGCCAGCGTGGTCTGATCGTCGCACCGCCGAAAGCCGGTAAAACGATCATGCTGCAGAACATCGCAGCGAACATCGCCCGTAACAATCCTGAAGTTCACCTGATCGTGCTGCTGATCGATGAGCGTCCGGAAGAAGTGACCGAAATGCAGCGCACCGTGCGCGGCGAAGTGGTTGCCTCGACCTTCGACGAGCCGCCGACCCGTCACGTGCAGGTTGCCGAAATGGTGATCGAGAAGGCCAAGCGCCTGGTCGAGCACAAGAAAGACGTGGTGATCCTGCTCGACTCCATCACCCGTCTGGCCCGTGCCTACAACACCGTGATCCCGAGCTCCGGCAAGGTATTGACCGGTGGTGTCGATGCTCACGCCCTGGAGAAGCCAAAGCGTTTCTTCGGTGCTGCGCGTAACATCGAAGAAGGCGGCTCGCTGACCATTATCGCCACCGCGCTGGTTGAAACCGGCTCGAAGATGGACGAAGTGATCTACGAAGAGTTCAAGGGTACCGGCAACATGGAACTGCCTCTGGATCGCAAGATCGCCGAGAAGCGCGTGTTCCCTGCGATCAACATCAACCGCTCCGGCACTCGCCGCGAAGAGTTGCTGACCGCCGACGACGAACTGCAGCGCATGTGGATTCTGCGCAAGCTGCTGCACCCGATGGATGAAGTAGCTGCCATCGAGTTCCTGGTCGACAAACTGAAGACGACCAAGACCAACGACGAGTTCTTCTTGTCGATGAAGCGCAAGTAA
- the trxA gene encoding thioredoxin TrxA, whose amino-acid sequence MSSDLIKHVSDASFEADVLKAEGAVLVDYWAEWCGPCKMIAPVLDEIAETYKGKLTVAKLNIDENQETPAKHGVRGIPTLMLFKNGNVEATKVGALSKSQLAAFLDANI is encoded by the coding sequence ATGAGCAGCGATCTTATCAAACACGTTAGCGACGCTAGCTTCGAAGCCGACGTACTCAAGGCCGAAGGCGCTGTCCTGGTCGATTACTGGGCTGAATGGTGCGGTCCTTGCAAAATGATCGCTCCGGTTCTGGACGAGATTGCCGAGACTTACAAAGGCAAGCTGACCGTTGCCAAACTGAACATCGACGAAAACCAGGAAACCCCGGCCAAGCACGGCGTGCGTGGTATCCCGACCCTGATGCTGTTCAAGAACGGCAACGTTGAAGCGACCAAGGTCGGCGCTCTGTCGAAGTCGCAATTGGCTGCTTTCCTCGACGCCAACATCTAA